A single window of Colletotrichum destructivum chromosome 9, complete sequence DNA harbors:
- a CDS encoding Putative Cytidyltransferase-like domain, rossmann-like alpha/beta/alpha sandwich has product MVNTDPEHPPGEPAPEILEERIWIDGCFDFFHHGHAGAIVQARQLGSELYIGVHSDEAILENKGPTVMNLQERLAAVDACRWVTKSVGRAPYVTQLEWISHYGCKYVVHGDDITSDADGYDCYRFVKEAGRFKVVKRTPSISTTDLVGRMLLCTKTHFIKSLERQLAGDEGQGTSEAEIKADAAAMTERMKLYATDETGKNPGVEVWFWTASGEAKAEAAVEEKGEFRRFLPGKGPRPGQRVVYVDGGFDLFSSGHIEFLRRVVEAEEELARGEGWYSEQAVNERVGKGGDYPPAYVVAGIHSDDEINHWKGINYPIMNIYERGLCVLQCRYVNAVVFGAPFSPTKAYLTTLPWGTPDAVYHGPTAFMPLTYDPYTAPKEMGIMREVGEHEFAGVNAGTIVQRIMRSRDMYEERQRKKGIKAEGESAARDREVLEEEQARREAERARQ; this is encoded by the exons ATGGTGAACACCGACCCTGAGCACCCCCCCGGCGAGCCCGCCCCCGAGATTCTGGAGGAGCGGATCTGGATCGACGGCTGCTTCGACTTCTTCCACCACG GTCATGCCGGGGCCATCGTGCAAGCCCGCCAGCTGGGCAGCGAGCTGTACATCGGCGTGCACTccgacgaggccatcctCGAGAACAAGGGCCCAACAGTCATGAACCTGCAAGAGCG cctggccgccgtcgacgcctgCCGCTGGGTCACAAAGTCGGTCGGCCGGGCCCCCTACGTCACGCAGCTCGAGTGGATCAGCCACTACGGCTGCAAGTACGTCGTGcacggcgacgacatcacctcggacgccgacggctaCGACTGCTACCgcttcgtcaaggaggccggccgCTTCAAGGTCGTCAAGCGCACGCCGAGCATCTCCACCACGGACCTTGTCGGCCGCATGCTCCTATGTACCAAGACGCACTTCATCAAGTCGCTCGAGAGGCAGCTggccggtgacgagggccagggcacctccgaggccgagatcaaggccgATGCCGCGGCCATGACGGAGCGCATGAAGCTCTACGCCACCGACGAGACGGGCAAGAAcccgggcgtcgaggtgTGGTTCTGGACCGCGTCCGgggaggccaaggccgaggccgccgtcgaggagaagggcgagtTTAGGCGGTTTCTGCCGGGCAAGGGCCCGCGGCCCGGCCAGCGCGTCGTctacgtcgacggcggcttcgacctGTTCTCGAGCGGGCACATCGAGTTCCTCCgccgggtcgtcgaggccgaggaggagctggcccGCGGGGAGGGGTGGTACTCGGAGCAGGCCGTCAACGAGCGCgtcggcaagggcggcgactACCCGCCTGCgtacgtcgtcgccggcattcactcggacgacgagatcaacCACTGGAAGGGCATCAACTACCCCATCATGAACATTTACGAGCGCGGACTGTGCGTGTTGCAGTGCAGG TACGTCAACGCCGTAGTCTTCGGCGCGCCCTTCTCGCCGACCAAAGCCTACCTCACGACGCTGCCTTGGGGCACGCCGGACGCCGTGTACCACGGCCCGACGGCCTTCATGCCGCTGACGTACGACCCCTACACGGCGCCCAAGGAGATGGGCATCATGCGGGAAGTTGGCGAGCACGAGTTCGCCGGGGTCAACGCCGGGACGATCGTGCAGCGCATCATGCGGAGCCGCGACATGTACGAGGAGCGGCAGCGCAAGAAGggc
- a CDS encoding Putative histidine phosphatase superfamily, clade-1: protein MKGLVLSTVLALAPAALAAWPQAEGKEIKFTSVPGYFLQDDNSTNPTGFDYATVNFGLIDRAYPTDKHFDPEGVKTQWQRFEHWIQYLSSGCRKSDNTQYKVLFMGRHGEGWHNAAESFYGTPAWNCYWAEQEGNTTARWADAQLTPAGESEANKANAYFKDRYATQKMPYFESYYTSPLIRCGFTANITFGDIELPADKPFTPIVKEGFREGMTVHTCNWRSNKTYIAETFPSFEFEAGFTEYDELWRRDEAETSEAQAARSKEVLDDVFRTDDKTWLSITAHSGQITKLLASLNHRAFRLSTGQIIPVFVKAEIVEPQPQPTFAAHEPYSTCDAPPITSIAGQGCVCATATSALLPAATLMAV from the exons ATGAAGGGTCTCGTGCTTTCCAccgtcctcgctctcgcgcccgccgcgcTCGCCGCCTGGCCCCAGGCCGAGGGAAAGGAGATCAAGTTCACGTCTGTTCCTGGCTACTTCTTGCAGGACGACAACAGCACCAACCCGACTGGCTTCGACTAT GCGACGGTCAACTTCGGCCTGATCGACAGGGCGTACCCGACCGACAAGCACTTCGAccccgagggcgtcaagacgCAATGGCAGCGCTTCGAGCACTGGATTCAGTACTTAAGCTCGGGTTGCCGCAAGAGCGACAACACGCAGTACAAGGTGTTGTTCATGGGCCGCCACGGTGAGGGTTGGCACAACGCTGCCGAGTCATTCTACGGCACCCCCGCCTGGAAC TGCTACTGGGCCGAGCAAGAGGGCAACACCACCGCTCGCTGGGCCGACGCCCAGttgacgccggcgggcgAGAGCGAGGCGAACAAGGCCAACGCCTACTTCAAGGACCGCTACGCGACGCAGAAGATGCCCTACTTCGAGTCGTACTACACCAGCCCGCTGATCCGCTGCGGCTTCACGGCCAACATCACCTTTGGCGACATCGAGTTGCCGGCCGACAAGCCCTTCACGCCCATCGTCAAGGAGGGGTTCCGCGAGGGCATGACGGTGCACACGTGCAACTGGCGCTCCAACAAGACGTACATCGCCGAGACATTCCCCTCGTTCGAGTTCGAGGCCGGCTTCACCGAGTATGACGAGCTCTGGCGgcgcgacgaggcggagACGAGCGaggcgcaggcggcgcgGTCCAAGGAGGTGCTCGACGATGTCTTCCGcaccgacgacaagacgTGGCTCAGCATCACGGCCCACTCGGGCCAGATCACCAAGCTCCTCGCGTCGCTGAACCATCGCGCCTTCCGCCTGTCCACGGGCCAGATCATCcccgtcttcgtcaaggccgagatcgtcgagccgcagccgcagccgacGTTTGCGGCCCACGAGCCGTACTCGACCTGCGACGCCCCGCCCATCACGAGCatcgccggccagggatGCGTCTGCGCAACGGCCACGTCGGCGCTTCTGCCGGCCGCCACGCTCATGGCCGTGtag